TTCAAAGACAGTAAAGAATCATTTACATTAGGAAGAAGAGAAGATTTAGCAAGATTAGATTCAATAAAATTAGTTAACTTAGAAAAAAGATATATTAGTAAGTTCTCTGGTGAAGAATATCGATTGAAAAATAATGCTTATATACCTCAAAAATATAACTATAGAGTTAATGGAATTACTTATATGTTAAATAAAAAATATACAACTTTAAATGAGTTAAGAAACTGGGAAAAGGTTGAAGCTATATATGTAGAAAAAGGAGAATTAATAGATCAAGAATATTTGATAGATGATGATATTATAGAACAAGATATTGTTTTTTTGGGTTAATAATGTGCTGTATATACAGCACATTATTTATAATCAAGGGGTGATATAAATGAAGTTTTTAGCAAAAACGATACCGGAAGTTGAAACGTTAAGAGAACATACGGACAGGCTCTTAGAGGAATTCTCCAGATTAAAAAATATTTATGAGGATAATATTAATGACATTATTAGAAAATATATAGATCCAAGTGATTTTTGGTGTATTTTAAATATGTGTTGTGAGTATCATGATTATGGTAAGGCTAATAAGCAATTTCAAAATAAATTACTAAGGATATTAAATAAAGAGCAGATTGAAAATAATTTAGAAGAAATTCCACATAATTTTTTATCGCCAGGGTATTTACCAATCAGTTTTTTAGAGTATGTAAAAGAAAGATATCCTGATGATATTTTGTATATAATCATACAAGCTATTGCATATCATCATGAAAGAAATAAAGAGCCTGAATATACTAATATAAAAAGATGTATAGAAGAAGATTTAAAAAAGAGTTTGTTAGAATTAAGTGAAAGTATGAATAAAAGTATTAAAGATATATCATCATGGTATGTAAAATATATTTCGTATAACGAAAGAATTAAAGCTTCTAACCAATATTATGAGTTATACATAATTTTAAAAGGACTTTTACATAAGATTGATCATGCAGCATCAGCACATTGTAAGATAGAGGAGGTCGCTGATAGAGGAGTAGGAGAATATATTGAGGACTATATGAAGAAAAATAAGTGGATATTTAGAGAACCACAAATATTTGCAAAGGAAAATCAAGACGAAAATTTAGTAATAGTTGCCTCAACAGGAATAGGAAAAACAGAAACAGCATTACTTTGGATTAATGATTCTAAAGCCTTTTTTACGTTACCATTAAGAGTAAGTATAAATGCTTTATATAGTAGAGTGAAAGATGATATAGGATATGATTATGTAGGATTAATACATTCAAGTGCATTAGAGTATTTGGAGGATAATAGATATGAAAATGCTGATTTGCTATATGAAGAATCAAAGTTATTAAGTAAAAAGTTGAGTTTTTCTACAATAGATCAAATATTTAAATATCCATTTAAGTATATAGGATATGAAAAAGTTTTAGCAACATTATCATATTCGAAGGTTGTTATAGATGAAATTCAAGGGTATTCTCCAAGCATAGTAGCTGTAATTTTGTATGCGATAAAACAATTAAGTGAAGTGGGTGGTAAATTTTTAATAATGACAGCTACTTTACCAAGGATATACAAAGATAAGTTATACGAATTTGGCATTGAATTTAAAGAACGTAGTTTTATTTCAAAGATAAGAAGACATAGAGTTTCCTTGAGAAATGATGAAATAGTAAGTGCAATAGATGAAATTGAGGAAAAAGGAAAGATGTCAAAGGTATTGGTAATAGTAAATACTGTTGATAAGGCGATTGAGGTTTATAATAAATTAAAAAATAAAAGTAATGTAAAAGTATTACACTCATTATTCATAAATGAGGATAGATCTAGATTAGAAAGAGAAATAAAACAATTTACGGAGAAAGAAAATAGTGACAATGGTATATGGATAACAACTCAGATAGTGGAGGCATCCTTAGATGTAGATTTTGATTATTTGTATACTGAAATGAGTACTTTAGATAGTCAGTTCCAACGCTATGGAAGATGTTATAGAAAAAGAAGTTTAGATAAAAATCAATCTAATATATTTATTTATATAAAAAATATATCGGGAGCTGGGTCTATATATGATAAGGATATTTTAGAAAAAAGCATTAATGCATTATATGAATATGATGATAAGGTTATAGAAGAAGATGTAAAAGTTAAAATGGTAGATAAAATTTATTCTAAAGAAATGTTGATGGGAACAGATTATTATAAGGAATTTATTAACGCTTGCAGATATCTAGAAAATGTAATACCGTATGAAACAACTAGCAAGGAAGCTCAGAAGATATTAAGAGATATTACTTCTATAAAAGTAATACCTGAAGATATATATAATGAAAATATAGAATTAATTGAAAACTTCAAGAATAGCTATGGAGATAAAAGGAGAGAATTATCAAATAAGATAGGCAAAATTAGTGTTAGCATACCTTTATATAAAATCAATAAATTTAAAGGAATTAATTCTGAGATTAAAATAATAGAAATTGAAGGATTAAGTAATTATAGTACAATTAATGTAAAATACTCGCATGAAGTTGGAATTTTGCTAGATGAATTAAATGATAATATTTTTTAATGGGGGATAAAATTGAAAATTAATTTTGATGATTTTAAGGTACAAGGTATAAAGTTTAATTACTATTTCATATGCAAAAGAAAGTTATGGCTGTTTGATAAAGGAATATGTATGGAAGAGAATAGTGATAGGGTACTACATGGGAAAATAGTACATGAAAATTCATATAATAAGTTTCCAAGTAAAGAGAAATTAATAGATGATATGATAAAAATAGATGTACTTGAAGATGACAATATAAAAGAAGTTAAGATATCAAGTAAAATGAAAAAAAGTGATAGGATGCAGTTATTATATTATCTATATTATTTAAAGCAATTAGGCATAAATAAATCAGGTACTTTAAATTATGTTAAGGAGAAAAAGGTTGAAAAAGTTTATTTAACTAAAAATGATGAGATAGAAATAGAAAAAATTCTATTAGAAATTAAAAGATTGTTGCTAGAAAAGAAACCTCCTAAGATTGTGAAATTACCATACTGTAAAAAGTGTGCATATTATGAATTTTGTTATATAAAGGAGGAAGAGTAATGGCGAGGGATTATTATATTTTTAGTAATGGTAGATTAAAAAGAAAAGATAATACTATTTATTTTTTAGATGTTGAAGGCAATAAAAAGGCAATTCCAATTGAAGATATAGAACGTTTACATTTATTTGGAGAGGTTGATTTTAATACAAAATTTCTAAATTACATTTCTAGATATAGCATTTTAATTAGTATCTATAATTATTATGGATTTTATAGTGGCAGTTACTATTCTAAAAAGAAAAATGTATCTGGAATGTTAATAGTGGATCAGGTTAGGGCATATGATAAAGATGAATATAGGTTATATTTTGCAAAGTCTTTTATTGACTCTGCTATACATCATATGTTAAGAAATATAAGAAGGCATAGGTATAAAACGGAGGAATATATAAAGTCAATTGAAGCGGAAAGAGTATTGATGCTTGAAGCAAAGACTATACAAGAAGTTATGGGGGCAGAGGGAAGAGCAAGAAAAAATTACTATGAATCATTTAATAAGTTTATTAAAGAAGAATTTTATTTTGAAAAGAGAGAAAAAAGACCACCTAAAGATCCTATTAATGCACTTATATCCTTTGGAAATAGTCTTATGTATACAACAGTTTTAGGTGAAATATATAAAACACCTTTAGATCCAACAATTAGCTATTTACATGAACCATCTACAAAGAGATTCTCATTAAGTTTAGATATAGCAGAAATATTTAAACCGTTAATAATAGATTCAATTATATTTTCATTGATAAATAAAAAAATAATAAAGAAAACTGATTTTGTTTATGAAGGAGATATTTGCTACCTTAATGAAATGGGTAAGAAAAAATTTATAAAAGAATATGAAAATAAGTTATCTACTACTATAAAGCATAGAACGTTAAATAGAAAAGTTTCATATAAATCGTTGATAAGATTAGAATGTTATAAAATTATTAAGATGCTAATTGGTGATGATATATATAAACCATTGAAAGCGTGGTGGTAAAAATGTTTGTTATATTAACTTATGATGTAGGAGAAAAAAGGGTAAATAGAGTAAGAAAAACATTAAAAAAATATTTAACATGGACACAAAATTCTGTATTTGAAGGTCAGATTACTGAGGCAAAGTTACATAAATGTTTAGCTGAAGTTAATAAAAGTTTAGATAAAAATGATGATTCATTATATGTTTATATGGTTGGGAATATACATAATATAAATAAACAAGTAGTAGGGAAAGAAAAAAATTATGACGAATTATTTTTATGATTTTGCAGTAAATGTAGTTTTTAATAAAATTAATTCTAAGTCAGTAATACCAGCGACTTAAGAGGTAATAGTAAGTAATTACAAAAAACTTATTACCGATTTACTGCAAAAAATATATTTTATTGATATAATAGAATTACGTAAAGTATTGATAATACTGGCTTTATAGCAAGCACTAAATTGGGCTTTTATCTTAACTATGAGGAATGTAAATATTAAAGAAAATAAATTTATAAGTCGTAAGATAAGACTTTTATCTTAACTATGAGGAATGTAAATATATTAGTTCAAAATGCGTAGATATTTATTTTTATTCTTTTATCTTAACTATGAGGAATGTAAATCGTTTAGGTGCTAATGAGATTAGAAGAAGTTATACAACTTTTATCTTAACTATGAGGAATGTAAATTTTATTTACCTTTTAGGCTTGTATATGATTATTCTATGCTTTTATCTTAACTATGAGGAATGTAAATATAGATAAATGAGATTTCCCTGCTCCAGGATTACCTCTTTTATCTTAACTATGAGGAATGTAAATTTAGATAAATATAAAGATGATGTACCAGAAGAGATTCTTTTATCTTAACTATGAGGAATGTAAATATTGTATACAAATACAATATACAAACTATACAAACACTTTTATCTTAACTATGAGGAATGTAAATATTACTGTGTTTCTATCATTCTTTGTAAAATTAATCGCCTTTTATCTTAACTATGAGGAATGTAAATACAAATTGGAGGGTATGAATATGAGATCAATATTACCTTTTATCTTAACTATGAGGAATGTAAATCTTAATTTGAAACCACACTATTCTATTGAAACTTTAACTTTTATCTTAACTATGAGGAATGTAAATTGTAAGTATGCCTTGTTGTTCATAATTAATTACTGCCTTTTATCTTAACTATGAGGAATGTAAATGAGGATATACAATCTCAAATAGATAATAATGCTACGGCTTTTATCTTAACTATGAGGAATGTAAATTCTAGTAGCATTGTTACTATAGTTCTTATTGTCTTTCTTTTATCTTAACTATGAGGAATGTAAATGTGGCATCAATATATCCTGTTTTTATTGTATCTTTACTTTTATCTTAACTATGAGGAATGTAAATTACAATCTTTTTTATATATTCCGTAATATATTCCATTCTTTTATCTTAACTATGAGGAATGTAAATTTGGGAAATGCTTATGGAACTTTGGTATGTTTAGGTCTTTTATCTTAACTATGAGGAATGTAAATTCTATAGTAAAACCATATTGATATTCTCCATAATATCCTTTTATCTTAACTATGAGGAATGTAAATTATAGTGCTGATGTAATAGGCAATATAGACAACAGTCTTTTATCTTAACTATGAGGAATGTAAATATATGAAGCAATTCAAGGTACTGAAGACAACTCATTCTTTTATCTTAACTATGAGGAATGTAAATTTCTACAAGAGATACTTATAAATTTTATGGTGTGGCTACTTTTATCTTAACTATGAGGAATGTAAATATTAACACTTATATAATATCATACATTGTAATACTTTCTTTTATCTTAACTATGAGGAATGTAAATAGAGAAACACCAAGCGCAACTTTAACTATTGAATCACTTTTATCTTAACTATGAGGAATGTAAATAAGTACGAAAAAGACACAGAATAATCAAACGAACCACTTTTATCTTAACTATGAGGAATGTAAATTTGATTTTTAACCCCTCGTGTTTCACGACCCCTTTACCTTTTATCTTAACTATGAGGAATGTAAATTTTTCAGTAAGTACTTTTGTATATTTACTTGTCATACTTTTATCTTAACTATGAGGAATGTAAATTAAATAGAATTAATATTCCTAAGGCTGTATCCCATGCTTTTATCTTAACTATGAGGAATGTAAATTCTAAAATGGTTTTATATGCATTAGTAAAATCGTTTGCTTTTATCTTAACTATGAGGAATGTAAATAAAAATGGTTGTTCTTCTATTAGACAAACTTTTAATCCTTTTATCTTAACTATGAGGAATGTAAATTCACCAACACTTTTGCTATATACAGATTCAAAATACCTTTTATCTTAACTATGAGGAATGTAAATTTTAAAACACTCCTAACTTAAAAACCTTCTTAACTTCTTTTATCTTAACTATGAGGAATGTAAATTTATCTGTTTCTATACTTATTATTTTATTGTTCTTATCTTTTATCTTAACTATGAGGAATGTAAATTTTTACATCTCACCTTTCTCTATTTTGTATTTATTACTTTTATCTTAACTATGAGGAATGTAAATGTTATAAGCATATCTATAAATAATTTACTAGATAGACTTTTATCTTAACTATGAGGAATGTAAATTGATTTACTAGGGTTTAGAAGGCTATATAGATTATCCTTTTATCTTAACTATGAGGAATGTAAATCCAACTAGTTTGATTGGATTATAACAAGTGTTTCCAGCTTTTATCTTAACTATGAGGAATGTAAATTTGTAAACAGGTATTTGTAACCGTTTATCAAAAATACTTTTATCTTAACTATGAGGAATGTAAATCTAGAGCTGTATTGATGTCCTGCGTAGTTATTACCCTTTTATCTTAACTATGAGGAATGTAAATTTGTAAGTTTCAGTGGAATCTATTGATAAAGTGTGAGCTTTTATCTTAACTATGAGGAATGTAAATTCTATTAATTCGGCATCTCCTGTAGTCGAACCACTACTTTTATCTTAACTATGAGGAATGTAAATATGGTTTCGTTTGTAGCAATGATTGTTTTTTCTACTATTCTTTTATCTTAACTATGAGGAATGTAAATATCAAATTACCCAAACACCCATTATGTCGTTGTACTCTTTTATCTTAACTATGAGGAATGTAAATAAGTTGTTAACTGGTTTAATCAACTTTCACCGGCAGCTTTTATCTTAACTATGAGGAATGTAAATTTAAAAGCACTCGGCATCAATATGTCAGTTGCTAATCTTTTATCTTAACTATGAGGAATGTAAATTAAGAACGGAAAAGACGTACAGGGTGCTATTTTGAAACTTTTATCTTAACTATGAGGAATGTAAATTGTGTTAATATTCATGAGTTAATTATAAAATAAAAAACTTTTATCTTAACTATGAGGAATGTAAATCCAGGTATTGGAAATGGTGTAAAGGCGGCTATGCCAACTTTTATCTTAACTATGAGGAATGTAAATTCATAAGTTTGCATAGAATAACTATAAGTGCCATCACCTTTTATCTTAACTATGAGGAATGTAAATTTCCACTTGTTCTTCTTGCTTTGGAACGTTGTTCTTCCTTTTATCTTAACTATGAGGAATGTAAATCTCTCTATCACTTGGCAATTCATGCATAAGATTTTTTCTTTTATCTTAACTATGAGGAATGTAAATTAGTCTAATTTAACTTTTATTATAGATTTTTCCATAACTTTTATCTTAACTATGAGGAATGTAAATACGAGATTATAACACGTTTTAATTTTTAATGTCAAGGCTTTTATCTTAACTATGAGGAATGTAAATGGTAAATAAAAGAAATTACTTATAGTATCCAATTGACTTTTATCTTAACTATGAGGAATGTAAATAATACTAAAGTGTTTTCTAGTATACTAAAAAAACTTGCTTTTATCTTAACTATGAGGAATGTAAATAAGTATTCTAAAAACTTCTCTTCATCTGTTTCTGTTTCTTTTATCTTAACTATGAGGAATGTAAATGCGGGTAAATCTGTATCAGTAGGAAGATACATTTTACTTTTATCTTAACTATGAGGAATGTAAATATAAATGATGTAGAAAAAGTTGAATATGAAGGTCTTGTCTTTTATCTTAACTATGAGGAATGTAAATCTCTTTTTTTTTATGTTGTGGGGTGGGGGGTCCCCACGCTTTTATCTTAACTATGAGGAATGTAAATTTGATTTAACATCTATTGAAGATAAAAAAGAGCGTCTTTTATCTTAACTATGAGGAATGTAAATACTATAATACAGCGAGAAACTTATCTAAAAGTCATTCTTTTATCTTAACTATGAGGAATGTAAATAGAAAAAAGAGCCAGTTGTTAGGAATAATTGTATTATGCTTTTATCTTAACTATGAGGAATGTAAATTGGTTGGCATACTGTTCTTTAAGGTCTGATATTATTCCTTTTATCTTAACTATGAGGAATGTAAATGCCAATAAATTTGTTTCTTTACCTATCTCTCGATAAGCTTTTATCTTAACTATGAGGAATGTAAATAAAACAGCTATAACAAACTTTATCATAACTGTTAACCTTTTATCTTAACTATGAGGAATGTAAATTAAGAATAACTACAAATGGGTTGATAAGACAGAACAACTTTTATCTTAACTATGAGGAATGTAAATAAACATAAACATGTAAAAGTAGCTGTGCCATCATCATCTTTTATCTTAACTATGAGGAATGTAAATTAGTTGCATATGCAACATCAGAACCTAAAGAAGTTTTCTTTTATCTTAACTATGAGGAATGTAAATTCATCATAATTATTGTTGTTAGGTGTTGTATTACTCTCTTTTATCTTAACTATGAGGAATGTAAATTACACATAAGAAGAATAAAAATAGCCGCCACCAGTTACTTTTATCTTAACTATGAGGAATGTAAATATTACTATAAACTTAGTATCTATACCCTGTTTTTTGCCTTTTATCTTAACTATGAGGAATGTAAATAAATCCATACTCTTTTGAGTTGGCTTGTTGTAACTACTTTTATCTTAACTATGAGGAATGTAAATTCACCTAACACATCATAAGCTTGTGATCTAGTTAAGCCTTTTATCTTAACTATGAGGAATGTAAATAGATCATCGAGAATTATTAAATCTGCTTTAGTAATGCTTTTATCTTAACTATGAGGAATGTAAATTAGATGAAGATGTATATAAGAAACTTTGTGAACTTGCCTTTTATCTTAACTATGAGGAATGTAAATGGTTTGTAATTCTATGTAATTAAATTCTTTATCTATCCTTTTATCTTAACTATGAGGAATGTAAATCTAAAAATCAATATCTTCAAATCCTACATTGTACTTCTTTTATCTTAACTATGAGGAATGTAAATTAGTGTTTTTTGTAATATTCTCTAATGCAATCTTCTACTTTTATCTTAACTATGAGGAATGTAAATGATACAGAGGTTAATGTATCTTATAAAGAAGATTGGTCTTTTATCTTAACTATGAGGAATGTAAATCTAGTATCAGAGGCCGGGAAGAATATTAAATTATAAACTTTTATCTTAACTATGAGGAATGTAAATTTTACTATGTTAATACCAATCTTACTCCAATCCACCTTTTATCTTAACTATGAGGAATGTAAATTTAGATTCTAAATATCCTTCTTTAAAAGGTGTTTTTGCTTTTATCTTAACTATGAGGAATGTAATACAAAAGACACAATATTTTATTATGTTACTTCATATTAATTGAACTTTTGATTATTTAATAATGTAGTTTTTTGATTAATTTGTTCTCTTAAATAACTTTTTAAATTATAAGAGTTTCCGATATATTTTTTAGATAACAATTTTAAATATATAAAAACTCCAGAGAACAATTAGTTCCCTGGAGCTTTCTTTATAATGTTATCTCAGTTGTATTTGTTTCAGTTATTTGTGCACTATCAAGAGCGATAATATCGCCACCTTTGAAAGTGAATACTGCCTTTTCTTTAATTAAGTTCATTACTTCTTTTACTTTAGTTTCATCAAGATTTTCTTTAACCTTAGGTACATTGATAGAAACCTTTGAACCAGTCTCTGTTATAAATTTCATTACTAATGACTTCATTTATAAGATCCCCCTTTCTATTTAACAAGTAAGCTTTCATCAATAATTGCTGCTTTTGATAGTGAACCTTCTTTTAGTTCAGCATAACTATCTACTACAGCTGCAACGTCGTCTAAGTTTGCATCTACCTTAAGATTTGGTAATGTAACCTTAGTTGTAGACTCCTTACCATTTTCATCTGTTGTTAAAAAAGATAATTGAATATTTTTATTTGTTTGAACTGTTGTTGCCATGTTCATCACTCCTTTCACTCTTTATATATTCATATTAGGAGAGAAGCTGACATTTTTAAAAAGGGTTTAATTAAATTTTATATTATAGTAATTGAAAGAATATACTGTTTTTAAATGTGCAAAAATTCGACTTAAATTGATAAAATAGGAAAAATAAAGTATAATAGAAATTATATTACAGAATAGTTTTGATAATTTTATAGTTTACAGTAAAGTTGAAGGATGAGAGTTTTGATATGAATGATAGAAAAGGATTAGTTGTTATTAAAATAATATCAATTATATCGATTGTGATTACTATAGTATATACATTGACGGGGTTTGTTAGTGGTAATTGTGAAGATTTATTAATTAGTAAAATACAATCCATTGTTAAAGCTGAAGATGATGCAGCTGATGAAGAACTAGATAAGGAAGTAAAGAATGTTACTTTAGCAGATGAAGAGGAAGATACAGAATACCAAGATGAAGAAGATATAGAACATGTTGAAGAAGATGTAGAAGATGATGTTGACATTGAAGAGGAAGAAGAGTGTACGAATACAGAAGAAGATGAAGAAATAACTGAGGAACCTGTAAATAATAATGAAGATACCGAAGATATAGAGGAAAATACTGTGGAAGTTAGCAATGTTACTGTAGATAATGAAAACAAAAACACTATAGTTGATAGTAAAGTTGAGAATCCCACAGAAGTTAATGTAGAACAAGTAACTTATCCTAGAATAGTTAAAAATAGTGATGGTACAATAGCATTATTAAGATCACAACAGGAACAACCAATTGCTATTGTATTAGATGAGTATGTTAATGGATTTTTGGAATTTAATTATAATTATTGTGTAATTACAGCACCAGAAGTTGAGTATTCTATTGAATTTGAATGTAATGGAAATGTAGAAGTTGCAGTAGGTACAGGATCAACCAATGTATATAGACGTTATGTTAATAGAAAAGTTAAAAATAATGATAAGCTAAATATTAAGTTAACAGCGAAGATAAATGGTACAGAAGAAAGTACGTCATTTCAAAGAACAATTAATCGAGGAATCTTTGGATTTAGATGATTATAAATAAAAGATAAATGTATAGGCGCTATGAATAGATGCCTATACATTTGTTATATAATGCTGTTTGCAGAATTTTTTAATCTGAAATAGTAACAGCTTGTCTACCTAAACTGATCCATCTATTTTCAAATATATCTTTATCCACAGTGTATTCAGTTCCTGTGTATGGGTCATTAATAATAACTTCATTTTCATTAAATCCCACTAAAAGCACAGCATGTTCTGGAATAATCCATTCTATAGTTTCATCACCATTAGTCCAATAAGAACCAACAGAGGATTCTTTCATATTTATAGTTACCCAAGTTACTACAGGATATCCATTTGCAACAGTACGAAGCAGTTTATTAAAAGAGCATCCGGTAATATCTTTACTTTTTCCATCAGTATACTGGTCAATTAAATTTGCAATAGGTTTATGATATACACCATAGCCATCGCTAGAAAAAGGATCTCCTATAAAATATTCATTAGGGCTTGCCCCTTGTAGAGTACCATCTACATATGAAGGTACATCGGCTTTTTCGATAGATTCACCCAATTCTTCTTTATCCACATTAACTCCATACCAATTTAATAACATTGTAGTAGATGTTATTTCGCAACCAGTAGGCATTTCGGGAAACTGATTTAATGTATCTATACCTTCTATTTTATATTCACCAGACGGCATGGCAGAAAAAATATTTTTATTTGAGGTTTCACTATTGGAATCATTATATATAAGTGATATAACTCCAATAAGAACCATTATAATTGAAATTAAAATTGAAATGATTTTAATTTTTCTCATATGTTACCTCGCTATATTTTATTTATTCATTAGTATAAATAGGGAATATGAATTTTTAGTGGATACTATGTGTCTATAGAATGTTTTATGATATAAGTATATAGAAAAATATATTTTGCATAGTAAAGTACATTAAAAAGATATAATTAGAAATTACATAATACAAAATTATGAAAGGGGGATGTAAAGTGAAAGGACGGCAACATGTATTAATAGGAACTACAGCTACAGTTGCCACTGGAATAGGTCTTATTTGCAGTGGTAGTAGTGTAACGAATTTCATTCCTATAGTTATAGGTGGAATAATAGGTTCATATATTCCGGATATAGATAGCCATAAATCTAAGGCAGCACAAATATTTAATAAGTTATTTGTAATACTTATAGTGGTATTAGCAATATTATATTGTTTAGGTATAACTTTAGATTTAGAAAGGTTTATTGGGGGGTTAGATGCTAATGATCCAAAAACTCTAGCAGTATTGATATTTGCGGTAGTGACGATATTAGGGAAATTATCGCCACATAGAATGTTTACTCATAAGTGGTTTGGTACTATGCTATTTTGTTATAGTGTATATTTGATGGGCAATATGTATTTTACAATAGGATTTACTACTGGATATATATTGCATATAGTAGCTGACACTATGACTAAAAACGGAAAATACTTAAAGTTTTTTCAATTCAAGCTTCCTTGTAGGAATTCTAAAAATAAGTTTGATATTAGCTGGTAGTTAGTTATAAAGATCCTCACCTTTTGGATATACAGCGATATAATTTCCAGTGTTTTTTTCTACATATATCTCAACAGATTCATCGGTTTTTATATAGGCAAAAAAATCTCCAGGAATAGCTTTAGCTTTTGGGACATTTTGAAATGTAGAGGCAATTTTTTGCTCAGCGATAGAATGACCGGAATCGGTGATTTTAATATAAGTGTTATAACTTATTGCTTCGGAGAATCCAGAAGTACTATCAGCTAATAAAATAGAGACATTATTATGTATCAATTTAGCATTCATTTTGTCTGTAGATTTTTTTGCTTCCATAGTCATCTTAGAATATTTAGGAATAGCAATGGCAGCCAGAAGAGCTATAATTGAAAGTACTATTATCAATTCCATTAATGTATATCCAGATTTTTTCTTATTGTTTTTTAACATAAAGAATCCTCCTTGAAAAAGTTGTTATTACAATATTGATAAATGTTTAAAATAATTTAACAATTATATATAATTATAACAAAATATGTGTTAAAAGTTAATTGTGAAGAATAAATATATGTAGAAAAACAAATATTTTTAAATATACTTAAAAATATTTTAAAATACTATAAAGTAGGAGAATGATAATGGGAGAGGTATCCGCTGAGAATGTATTTAAACCAGGATGTTTTTCAAGATATACTTATGTATGTAGACATGCACCTTGTATAGAAGAAACTTATGAGGATAAGTTAGAACAAGATCTAAAGGTATCTGGATGCTTGATATCTATAGTGGGACCATCAAAATCAGGAAAAACATTATTATGCGAAAAGGTGGTAGAAAACAATAGATTAATAGAGATATCTGGAATAGA
Above is a genomic segment from Clostridium bornimense containing:
- a CDS encoding C39 family peptidase; translation: MRKIKIISILISIIMVLIGVISLIYNDSNSETSNKNIFSAMPSGEYKIEGIDTLNQFPEMPTGCEITSTTMLLNWYGVNVDKEELGESIEKADVPSYVDGTLQGASPNEYFIGDPFSSDGYGVYHKPIANLIDQYTDGKSKDITGCSFNKLLRTVANGYPVVTWVTINMKESSVGSYWTNGDETIEWIIPEHAVLLVGFNENEVIINDPYTGTEYTVDKDIFENRWISLGRQAVTISD
- a CDS encoding metal-dependent hydrolase, whose amino-acid sequence is MKGRQHVLIGTTATVATGIGLICSGSSVTNFIPIVIGGIIGSYIPDIDSHKSKAAQIFNKLFVILIVVLAILYCLGITLDLERFIGGLDANDPKTLAVLIFAVVTILGKLSPHRMFTHKWFGTMLFCYSVYLMGNMYFTIGFTTGYILHIVADTMTKNGKYLKFFQFKLPCRNSKNKFDISW
- a CDS encoding type II secretion system protein, translated to MLKNNKKKSGYTLMELIIVLSIIALLAAIAIPKYSKMTMEAKKSTDKMNAKLIHNNVSILLADSTSGFSEAISYNTYIKITDSGHSIAEQKIASTFQNVPKAKAIPGDFFAYIKTDESVEIYVEKNTGNYIAVYPKGEDLYN